Proteins from one Drosophila gunungcola strain Sukarami chromosome 3R, Dgunungcola_SK_2, whole genome shotgun sequence genomic window:
- the LOC128252953 gene encoding regulator of gene activity isoform X2: MANLNFQQPPRSIANAALAGRTTGGFGGSSLAGHVTPTSGMFQTDFANSYPGAANYGQAPQQQQQQQQPPQLSPNRNAQLSVGGPALSSGNRNANLFGQRQFVERRAMQGLGSGPMSNMGNFMQTGRGGYGTGGGGGGPLNNFHVFGGGGSDASTPALLDPTEFPSLTNARGQNDQTLPQSNPLQPPGSKPYVGMVKQPTSEQSEFTMSNEDFPALPGTQNSDGTTNAVGSGGGAGGSGGASTENHLDGTEKPMNSIVVSGSGSGSSGTNVGVVGGNGLGAVGSGLGGVVVGGGGGAGSSGGGGVGGNAASGVVGGSHVGLVGSSSGGIGGVNSVPNSNAMMGVGGGLGSGSGTSGSGSGGEHLNDNSSNDKLVKSGVQTSPDGKVTNIPASMVNNQFGMVGLLTFIRAAETDPNLVTLSLGTDLTGLGLNLNSQESLHTTFAGPFVAQPCRAQDVEFNVPPEYLINFAIRDKLTAPVLKKLQEDLLFFLFYTNIGDMMQLMAAAELHSREWRYHVEEKIWITRIPGIDQYEKNGTKERGTFYYFDAQSWKRLSKVFQIDAEKLDKCPNISAFMNGQSV, translated from the exons ATGGcgaatttaaatttccaaCAACCCCCGAGAAGTATAGCGAACGCGGCGTTAGCTGGCCGGACAACTGGCGGATTCGGTGGTAGCTCCCTAGCTGGCCATGTGACGCCCACGTCGGGCATGTTCCAAACCG ACTTTGCCAACTCCTATCCAGGAGCGGCGAACTACGGACAGgcgccacagcagcagcaacaacagcagcagccgccgcaaCTGTCGCCGAACCGGAATGCGCAGCTCTCGGTCGGCGGACCCGCCCTCTCGAGCGGTAACCGGAACGCCAACCTCTTCGGCCAGCGGCAGTTTGTGGAGCGGCGTGCCATGCAGGGATTGGGCAGTGGCCCCATG TCGAACATGGGCAACTTCATGCAGACGGGTCGCGGCGGCTACGGAACGGGCGGAGGCGGTGGCGGTCCTTTGAATAACTTCCACGTGTTCGGCGGTGGCGGGAGCGATGCTTCCACACCAGCCCTGCTTGATCCCACGGAGTTTCCCTCGCTGACTAATGCGCGCGGCCAGAACGACCAGACACTGCCCCAATCGAATCCGCTCCAGCCGCCGGGCAGCAAACCCTATG TTGGTATGGTGAAGCAACCGACGTCAGAGCAATCGGAGTTCACGATGTCAAACGAGGACTTCCCTGCGTTACCGGGCACCCAGAACTCGGACGGCACAACGAACGCGGTGGGGAGTGGTGGCGGAGCAGGAGGCTCCGGCGGTGCCTCCACAGAGAACCACTTGGACGGCACGGAAAAGCCGATGAACTCGATTGTGGTCAGCGGATCAGGGAGCGGTAGCAGCGGCACCAACGTCGGCGTTGTAGGCGGCAATGGTCTCGGTGCCGTGGGCAGTGGCCTAGGGGGCGTGGTAGTAGGCGGCGGTGGAGGAGCCGGAAGCTCAGGAGGCGGTGGAGTCGGCGGCAATGCAGCCAGCGGAGTTGTCGGCGGATCGCACGTGGGATTGgtgggcagcagcagcggcggcatTGGCGGCGTCAACAGTGTACCCAACAGCAATGCCATGATGGGCGTGGGCGGCGGCTTGGGCAGCGGAAGCGGCACCTCCGGCAGCGGATCGGGCGGCGAGCATCTGAACGATAATTCCAGCAACGATAAACTTGTGAAGAGCGGCGTGCAAACTTCGCCAGATG gCAAGGTCACAAACATCCCAGCGAGCATGGTGAACAACCAGTTCGGCATGGTTGGCCTGCTGACGTTCATTCGAGCTGCAGAAACGGATCCCAACCTGGTGACGCTCTCCTTGGGCACGGATCTCACGGGTTTGGGCCTGAATCTAAACTCGCAGGAGAGCTTGCATACAACATTCGCTGGCCCGTTCGTCGCACAGCCCTGCAG AGCACAAGACGTTGAGTTCAACGTGCCACCCGAATATCTGATTAACTTTGCGATAAGAGACAAACTCACTGCGCCGGTACTGAAAAAGCTGCAAGAAGACCTGCTCTTCTTCCTTTTCTACACGAACATCGGCGATATGATGCAATTAATGGCCGCTGCTGAGTT GCATAGTCGCGAGTGGCGGTATCATGTGGAGGAGAAAATATGGATAACTCGAATTCCTGGCATTGATCAATATgaaaaaaatggtacaaaaGAGCGCGGCACCTTCTACTACTTTGATGCGCAAAGTTGGAAACGTTTGTCCAAGGTTTTCCAAATAGATGCCGAGAAATTAGATAAATGTCCCAATATAAGTGCGTTTATGAATGGACAGTctgtataa
- the LOC128252953 gene encoding regulator of gene activity isoform X1, with protein sequence MANLNFQQPPRSIANAALAGRTTGGFGGSSLAGHVTPTSGMFQTDFANSYPGAANYGQAPQQQQQQQQPPQLSPNRNAQLSVGGPALSSGNRNANLFGQRQFVERRAMQGLGSGPMSNMGNFMQTGRGGYGTGGGGGGPLNNFHVFGGGGSDASTPALLDPTEFPSLTNARGQNDQTLPQSNPLQPPGSKPYGNFFTSFGMVKQPTSEQSEFTMSNEDFPALPGTQNSDGTTNAVGSGGGAGGSGGASTENHLDGTEKPMNSIVVSGSGSGSSGTNVGVVGGNGLGAVGSGLGGVVVGGGGGAGSSGGGGVGGNAASGVVGGSHVGLVGSSSGGIGGVNSVPNSNAMMGVGGGLGSGSGTSGSGSGGEHLNDNSSNDKLVKSGVQTSPDGKVTNIPASMVNNQFGMVGLLTFIRAAETDPNLVTLSLGTDLTGLGLNLNSQESLHTTFAGPFVAQPCRAQDVEFNVPPEYLINFAIRDKLTAPVLKKLQEDLLFFLFYTNIGDMMQLMAAAELHSREWRYHVEEKIWITRIPGIDQYEKNGTKERGTFYYFDAQSWKRLSKVFQIDAEKLDKCPNISAFMNGQSV encoded by the exons ATGGcgaatttaaatttccaaCAACCCCCGAGAAGTATAGCGAACGCGGCGTTAGCTGGCCGGACAACTGGCGGATTCGGTGGTAGCTCCCTAGCTGGCCATGTGACGCCCACGTCGGGCATGTTCCAAACCG ACTTTGCCAACTCCTATCCAGGAGCGGCGAACTACGGACAGgcgccacagcagcagcaacaacagcagcagccgccgcaaCTGTCGCCGAACCGGAATGCGCAGCTCTCGGTCGGCGGACCCGCCCTCTCGAGCGGTAACCGGAACGCCAACCTCTTCGGCCAGCGGCAGTTTGTGGAGCGGCGTGCCATGCAGGGATTGGGCAGTGGCCCCATG TCGAACATGGGCAACTTCATGCAGACGGGTCGCGGCGGCTACGGAACGGGCGGAGGCGGTGGCGGTCCTTTGAATAACTTCCACGTGTTCGGCGGTGGCGGGAGCGATGCTTCCACACCAGCCCTGCTTGATCCCACGGAGTTTCCCTCGCTGACTAATGCGCGCGGCCAGAACGACCAGACACTGCCCCAATCGAATCCGCTCCAGCCGCCGGGCAGCAAACCCTATGGTAATTTCTTTACCTCTT TTGGTATGGTGAAGCAACCGACGTCAGAGCAATCGGAGTTCACGATGTCAAACGAGGACTTCCCTGCGTTACCGGGCACCCAGAACTCGGACGGCACAACGAACGCGGTGGGGAGTGGTGGCGGAGCAGGAGGCTCCGGCGGTGCCTCCACAGAGAACCACTTGGACGGCACGGAAAAGCCGATGAACTCGATTGTGGTCAGCGGATCAGGGAGCGGTAGCAGCGGCACCAACGTCGGCGTTGTAGGCGGCAATGGTCTCGGTGCCGTGGGCAGTGGCCTAGGGGGCGTGGTAGTAGGCGGCGGTGGAGGAGCCGGAAGCTCAGGAGGCGGTGGAGTCGGCGGCAATGCAGCCAGCGGAGTTGTCGGCGGATCGCACGTGGGATTGgtgggcagcagcagcggcggcatTGGCGGCGTCAACAGTGTACCCAACAGCAATGCCATGATGGGCGTGGGCGGCGGCTTGGGCAGCGGAAGCGGCACCTCCGGCAGCGGATCGGGCGGCGAGCATCTGAACGATAATTCCAGCAACGATAAACTTGTGAAGAGCGGCGTGCAAACTTCGCCAGATG gCAAGGTCACAAACATCCCAGCGAGCATGGTGAACAACCAGTTCGGCATGGTTGGCCTGCTGACGTTCATTCGAGCTGCAGAAACGGATCCCAACCTGGTGACGCTCTCCTTGGGCACGGATCTCACGGGTTTGGGCCTGAATCTAAACTCGCAGGAGAGCTTGCATACAACATTCGCTGGCCCGTTCGTCGCACAGCCCTGCAG AGCACAAGACGTTGAGTTCAACGTGCCACCCGAATATCTGATTAACTTTGCGATAAGAGACAAACTCACTGCGCCGGTACTGAAAAAGCTGCAAGAAGACCTGCTCTTCTTCCTTTTCTACACGAACATCGGCGATATGATGCAATTAATGGCCGCTGCTGAGTT GCATAGTCGCGAGTGGCGGTATCATGTGGAGGAGAAAATATGGATAACTCGAATTCCTGGCATTGATCAATATgaaaaaaatggtacaaaaGAGCGCGGCACCTTCTACTACTTTGATGCGCAAAGTTGGAAACGTTTGTCCAAGGTTTTCCAAATAGATGCCGAGAAATTAGATAAATGTCCCAATATAAGTGCGTTTATGAATGGACAGTctgtataa
- the LOC128252906 gene encoding cyclic GMP-AMP synthase-like protein, with protein sequence MKLKFPFQISPERGEHGFVFLYAPGGRNAAFVSSDGYIRREDLQGWLRGILKKVFTSTLSLKCLNTGNSYTVRYTNEGYGCAHSIEAVCGDRSISFDLVPAFEFIWSKWPLADPPVPYQVRAQYPWFAIPQKKLGSSDERTFMVCAPHWEREVMKNHYNLKNVLRLMKGIRDGNSEALPHLSSYMLKSVLLQEVSNVNWMHDEGPLLVYMWGKLVERLDNGRLNFFLAIGHNIFDRLNHQEINACRTNANVIYHKLHQAFNQHNVYELQKLFNLN encoded by the coding sequence ATGAAGCTGAAGTTCCCATTCCAAATCAGCCCTGAACGTGGCGAACATGGTTTTGTCTTCCTATATGCACCTGGGGGAAGAAATGCGGCTTTCGTATCCTCCGATGGCTATATTCGTCGAGAGGATCTTCAGGGCTGGTTGCGAGGCATATTAAAGAAGGTTTTCACTTCAACTCTGAGTCTCAAATGTCTTAATACTGGCAATTCTTACACTGTGAGGTACACGAACGAGGGGTACGGTTGCGCCCACTCCATAGAGGCAGTGTGCGGAGATCGCAGCATATCCTTTGATCTGGTACCGGCATTCGAGTTCATTTGGTCAAAGTGGCCGTTGGCTGACCCACCGGTTCCCTACCAGGTGCGTGCCCAATATCCCTGGTTCGCCATCCCgcaaaaaaaattgggaaGTTCCGACGAGCGTACTTTTATGGTATGTGCTCCGCATTGGGAACGCGAAGTTATGAAAAACCATTACAATCTCAAGAACGTATTGCGTCTAATGAAGGGAATACGCGATGGAAATTCCGAAGCTTTGCCGCACCTATCCAGCTACATGCTGAAATCGGTGCTCCTCCAAGAAGTGTCGAATGTTAACTGGATGCACGACGAGGGCCCTCTTTTGGTGTATATGTGGGGCAAATTGGTGGAACGTCTTGATAATGGCAGACTCAATTTCTTCTTGGCCATCGGGCACAATATCTTCGATCGTCTAAATCACCAAGAAATAAATGCATGCCGCACTAACGCTAATGTGATTTACCACAAACTACACCAAGCATTTAATCAGCACAACGTTTACGAATTGcaaaagctttttaatttgaactAA